A genomic region of Hypomesus transpacificus isolate Combined female chromosome 19, fHypTra1, whole genome shotgun sequence contains the following coding sequences:
- the bbox1 gene encoding gamma-butyrobetaine dioxygenase encodes MWTTMLSRCTFPAVLKRSSSVLACQAIRAASRPLQAIATKTSCSTLKQVRGQQTQAAPFPTTQVVRQVKTLEEERLVEIEWEDGGQSFYPFTWLRDNCQCPLCTLQSAQARSLLLSKLDIHTGVDSVQVSDTNKVCIVWPDQHTSEFDPEWLKKRCFSLAVRQVMQEELFLNERVYWDSKLQIPTANFEEVLHDDKAALAWLIALRRVGIVYMKGAPVKQGQVARLSERIGYLRLTFYGHTWQVKDKPMANNVAYTSGKLSLHTDYPALHNPPGVQFLHCLNQACKGGESEVVDGFHMAELLRREDPEAFSTLTSHRVDFTDTGADYCDFKVQSKNRIIDVDNEERVVRINYNNATRDSVLDVPLHQVQPFYRALKAYVELMIRPENLVTYMMEPGDLVTFDNWRLLHGRRSYISHTDALRHLEGAYLDWDEVMSRLRILRKSVHGNH; translated from the exons ATGTGGACAACCATGCTATCTCGATGCACCTTTCCAGCAGTTTTGAAAAGAAGCAGCTCTGTTTTGGCTTGCCAGGCCATTAGAGCTGCTAGCAGGCCATTGCAGGCAATAGCCACCAAAACATCTTGCTCAACACTGAAGCAAGTTCGTGGACAGCAGACGCAGGCCGCCCCTTTCCCCACAACTCAGGTAGTGAGGCAGGTCAAAACCttggaggaagagaggttgGTAGAAATAGAGTGGGAAGATGGGGGGCAAAGCTTCTACCCATTCACCTGGCTGCGGGACAACTGCCAGTGTCCACTTTGCACCCTGCAGTCTGCACAGGCCCGTAGTCTGCTACTCTCCAAACTGGACATTCACACTGGAGTGGACAGTGTCCAGGTCTCTGATACCAATAAG GTGTGCATAGTATGGCCCGACCAGCACACCAGCGAGTTTGATCCAGAGTGGCTGAAGAAGAGGTGCTTCTCTCTTGCTGTCAGACAAGTAATGCAGGAAGAGCTCTTCCTCAATG AGCGTGTTTACTGGGACTCCAAGCTGCAGATCCCCACAGCCAATTTTGAGGAGGTTCTCCATGATGACAAAGCGGCCCTGGCTTGGCTGATAGCACTACGCAGGGTTGGCATAGTCTACATGAAAGGGGCGCCAGTGAAGCAAGGCCAGGTTGCCAGACTGAGTGAAAGGATTGGCTATCTCAGACTGACTTTCTATGG GCACACATGGCAGGTCAAGGACAAACCTATGGCCAACAATGTTGCCTACACCTCTGGGAAACTCAGTCTCCACACAGACTACCCAGCACTGCATAACCCACCTGGG GTGCAGTTCCTGCACTGCCTGAACCAGGCTTGcaaaggaggggagagtgaaGTGGTAGATGGTTTCCACATGGCTGAACTTCTCCGGAGAGAAGACCCAGAAGCCTTTAGTACCCTCACTTCCCACAGAGTGGACTTCACAGACACAGGGGCTGACTACTGTGACTTCAAGGTGCAGTCCAAGAACCGCATCATTGA TGTGGACAATGAGGAACGGGTCGTAAGGATCAACTACAACAATGCCACAAGAGACTCTGTGTTGGATGTCCCCTTGCATCAGGTCCAGCCCTTCTACCGCGCTCTCAAGGCCTATGTGGAACTCATGATCCGACCTGAAAACCTAGTTACCTACATGATGGAACCTG GGGACTTGGTCACCTTTGATAACTGGCGCCTTCTACATGGGCGAAGAAGCTACATAAGCCATACAGACGCATTGAGACACCTGGAAGGAGCCTACCTGGACTGGGATGAGGTCATGTCACGCTTACGGATACTTCGCAAGTCTGTCCACGGAAACCATTAG